The Schistocerca cancellata isolate TAMUIC-IGC-003103 chromosome 4, iqSchCanc2.1, whole genome shotgun sequence genome contains a region encoding:
- the LOC126184212 gene encoding death-associated inhibitor of apoptosis 1-like: protein MYPTFAERLKTFENGNWPIDFLKPEDLAEMGFYRPNHNSNDDTVKCMYCNIEESNWQFDDIPFLRHICPASYHLAGINTCCPCCTVKKLSLMHTAQPAWPQYCCQQVRQQSFHDWPSYIPVKAEELAEAGFSYSGTADHMTCFYCCGTLHDWVDGDDPWGEHYRWFPHCMYLWLKNKPDLADDEVDLSKSVK, encoded by the coding sequence ATGTACCCTACATTTGCTGAGCGTCTAAAGACTTTTGAGAATGGTAACTGGCCCATCGACTTTTTGAAGCCTGAAGACCTAGCAGAGATGGGCTTCTATAGACCAAATCACAACAGTAACGATGATACTGTAAAATGTATGTATTGTAACATTGAAGAGAGTAACTGGCAATTTGATGACATACCATTTCTGAGACATATATGTCCTGCATCATACCATCTTGCTGGTATCAACACATGTTGTCCTTGTTGTACAGTTAAAAAACTCTCTTTGATGCATACAGCACAACCAGCATGGCCTCAGTATTGCTGTCAGCAAGTACGTCAACAGTCCTTCCATGATTGGCCCTCGTATATCCCAGTAAAGGCTGAAGAACTGGCTGAAGCAGGTTTCTCCTACTCTGGTACTGCTGATCACATGACCTGCTTCTACTGTTGTGGGACACTGCATGATTGGGTTGATGGTGATGATCCATGGGGTGAACACTATCGCTGGTTCCCTCATTGCATGTATTTATGGTTGAAAAATAAACCTGATCTGGCAGATGATGAAGTAGATTTAAGTAaaagtgtaaaataa